Proteins from one Embleya scabrispora genomic window:
- a CDS encoding phosphotransferase, with protein sequence MSGVYRWAQLPPRVGVFVESLAGPVRSVVRSAGPHGSSFVATVTTPTGRVFVKVAEEAGAPIAARAQTSEIAASAVTGVLSPRLLRHGTVDGWRVLVFEHIEGRPLRFRLGSADFVQVVGAIDRIGRIQPGRSAGLPTLVGRLREHLPPGRASALCGNRLLHTDLISGHMLIRPDGRLSVVDWGRVALGPRWAEIAFVGANLLRANHDLDEVRRWMWRFPEWRRTPHTARRTLAEAMIGHHGGRVLWWTDLVDAPIAR encoded by the coding sequence ATGAGCGGGGTTTATCGCTGGGCGCAACTGCCTCCGCGTGTGGGGGTGTTCGTCGAATCGCTCGCCGGGCCCGTGCGGTCGGTGGTGCGGAGTGCCGGGCCGCACGGGAGTTCGTTCGTCGCGACCGTCACCACGCCCACCGGTCGGGTGTTCGTGAAGGTCGCCGAGGAAGCCGGTGCGCCGATTGCCGCCCGCGCCCAGACCAGCGAGATCGCGGCGAGCGCCGTCACCGGGGTGCTTTCGCCGCGGCTGCTTCGACACGGCACCGTCGACGGGTGGCGCGTACTCGTGTTCGAGCACATCGAGGGCCGGCCGCTCCGGTTCCGGCTCGGCTCGGCCGACTTCGTCCAAGTGGTCGGCGCCATCGACCGCATCGGCCGCATCCAGCCGGGACGCAGCGCCGGATTGCCCACCCTCGTCGGCCGCCTGCGTGAACACCTGCCTCCCGGCCGGGCGAGTGCGCTGTGCGGGAACCGCCTGCTGCACACCGACCTGATCTCGGGCCACATGCTCATCCGCCCGGACGGCAGGCTTTCCGTCGTCGACTGGGGCCGGGTGGCGCTCGGCCCCCGGTGGGCGGAGATCGCCTTCGTCGGCGCCAACCTCTTGCGCGCGAACCACGATCTCGACGAGGTCCGCCGCTGGATGTGGCGCTTCCCGGAATGGCGCCGCACCCCACACACCGCCCGCCGCACCCTCGCCGAGGCGATGATCGGCCACCACGGGGGCCGAGTCCTGTGGTGGACCGACCTGGTGGACGCCCCGATCGCCCGCTGA
- a CDS encoding helix-turn-helix domain-containing protein, with protein sequence MATIPGYAGRRLGAALKAMRKQNDLTLGQVATQLGWDGSKVSRIENAKSGLRRLDLLKLGALYGIPSSDLEAMEAWLEDSTGVQWWACYKDILTTVYEERISLESQSTRIVTAASSAIPGLLQAPGYARATFEISPFVTDPDDASALVEIRSRRQRIFTDEAPVTYTALLAEALLHAQIASLDVHREQLAHLLELSSLRSVEVRIAPFASPFLVVGEVSILEFNGPQDPSVVFVEYQGGALFKETPRDVLRFRRLLDRTTDACLSGSASRDLIKARLEELK encoded by the coding sequence ATGGCCACGATTCCGGGCTATGCCGGCCGACGGCTGGGCGCCGCGCTCAAGGCGATGCGCAAACAGAATGACTTGACGCTTGGTCAAGTTGCCACCCAACTCGGATGGGATGGCAGTAAGGTCAGCCGGATCGAAAACGCCAAATCGGGCCTGCGTCGCCTTGATCTCCTCAAGTTGGGTGCGCTGTATGGCATCCCGAGCAGCGATCTCGAAGCCATGGAGGCATGGCTCGAAGATTCAACGGGTGTGCAATGGTGGGCCTGCTACAAGGACATCCTGACGACGGTCTACGAAGAACGCATTTCACTGGAAAGCCAGTCGACGCGCATTGTCACCGCTGCGAGTAGTGCCATCCCTGGGCTGCTTCAGGCACCTGGCTACGCACGGGCAACGTTCGAAATCAGCCCGTTCGTGACAGACCCCGATGACGCGTCCGCGCTCGTAGAGATCCGGTCACGCAGGCAACGCATTTTCACCGATGAGGCCCCGGTCACCTACACCGCGCTTCTGGCCGAAGCGCTTCTACATGCGCAGATTGCCTCTTTGGATGTCCACCGCGAACAGTTGGCCCACCTGCTGGAGCTGAGTAGCCTGAGGTCCGTAGAGGTTCGGATTGCCCCGTTCGCGTCCCCGTTCCTGGTGGTTGGAGAGGTTTCGATCCTGGAGTTCAACGGGCCCCAAGATCCGAGTGTGGTGTTCGTCGAATATCAAGGCGGAGCCCTCTTCAAGGAGACACCAAGGGACGTGCTCCGTTTCCGGCGCCTGCTGGACCGCACAACAGACGCATGCCTGTCGGGCTCCGCAAGTCGTGACCTGATCAAAGCCAGATTGGAAGAGCTGAAGTGA
- a CDS encoding DUF397 domain-containing protein — MTEINRAPWRTASYSVDNNNCVEVAPLPSSTGIRDTKDRGRGHLEISAASWGELLKEIKG; from the coding sequence GTGACCGAGATAAACCGGGCCCCTTGGCGGACTGCAAGCTACAGCGTGGACAACAACAACTGCGTGGAAGTGGCTCCCCTGCCCTCGTCCACCGGCATACGCGACACCAAGGACCGAGGTCGAGGCCACCTGGAGATCAGTGCCGCCTCGTGGGGCGAACTGCTGAAGGAGATCAAGGGCTGA
- a CDS encoding helix-turn-helix transcriptional regulator, whose amino-acid sequence MTTTTHTVDTTHELAAFLRARRERLDPHDLGLPPRRQPRRTPGLRREEVAELAGVSVDYVVRLEQGRGMRPSADVVEALAGALRLAPAERAYLFDLAGRRPHTADEPATGAAPLLAGLVADLSPLPAMLMNHRYDVLAWNRESTRLLIDFDALPPARRNAMWLCLMHPVIRELYVDRDRVVREGVAHLRAAWAAHPEDRALTDLIAELHAGEAEFARLWAERDIAINGRGHKVLRHPEAGMLAMHFEVLVPLQDPSQRLLVFRAADDESRAALARLCA is encoded by the coding sequence ATGACGACCACCACCCACACCGTGGACACGACACATGAGTTGGCCGCGTTCCTGCGCGCCAGGCGGGAACGGCTGGACCCGCACGACCTCGGCCTGCCGCCACGCCGGCAGCCCCGGCGGACCCCGGGGCTGCGCCGCGAGGAGGTCGCCGAACTGGCCGGGGTCAGCGTGGACTACGTCGTACGGCTGGAACAGGGTCGCGGGATGCGGCCCTCGGCCGACGTGGTGGAGGCACTGGCCGGGGCACTGCGGCTGGCCCCGGCCGAACGGGCCTACCTCTTCGACCTGGCCGGCCGGCGCCCCCACACCGCCGACGAGCCCGCGACGGGGGCTGCGCCGTTGCTGGCCGGGCTGGTTGCCGATCTGTCGCCGCTGCCGGCCATGCTGATGAACCACCGCTACGACGTCCTGGCCTGGAATCGGGAGTCGACCAGGCTGCTGATCGATTTCGACGCCCTTCCGCCTGCGCGGCGCAACGCGATGTGGTTGTGCCTGATGCATCCGGTGATCCGGGAGCTGTACGTCGATCGGGACCGGGTGGTGCGCGAGGGGGTGGCCCACCTGCGCGCGGCATGGGCCGCGCATCCGGAGGACCGCGCGTTGACCGACCTCATCGCGGAATTGCACGCGGGGGAGGCGGAGTTCGCGCGCTTGTGGGCCGAGCGGGACATCGCGATCAACGGCCGCGGCCACAAGGTACTGCGCCACCCGGAGGCCGGCATGCTCGCGATGCACTTCGAGGTGCTGGTGCCGTTGCAGGACCCGAGTCAGCGGCTGCTGGTCTTTCGGGCGGCGGACGACGAGAGCAGGGCGGCGTTGGCCCGGTTGTGCGCGTGA
- a CDS encoding aldo/keto reductase: MALTLDTYRLMGRSGLRVSPLALGAATFGTEWGWGAERDEARRLFDTYVERGGNFIDTADTYTDGSSHRLLGEFMRDRRESLVLATKYSTLRRPGDPNAGGAHRKNLFASVETSLRQLNTDYIDLLYLHVWDVRTPVDEILRGLDDLVRQGKVLYVGISSAPAWQVSRMQAIADLRGWSPLVALQIEFNLIERTGERDLIPMAREMGLGVVPFSPLAGGVLSGKYSRDDLTAAQAATQAAPGDGTRRSLALGTLTERGLAIADVVKEVAEELDRAPVQVALAWALHHPHVTAPIIGARTAAQLENNLGALEVDLTAAHLARLDEVSTIALGYPHDLLAGAHIRTVTTGDVRIEARR, from the coding sequence ATGGCACTCACCCTCGACACCTACCGGCTGATGGGCCGCTCCGGGCTGCGGGTCTCACCCCTGGCGCTGGGCGCGGCGACCTTCGGTACCGAGTGGGGCTGGGGAGCCGAGCGGGACGAGGCGCGCCGGCTGTTCGACACCTATGTCGAGCGCGGCGGCAACTTCATCGACACCGCCGACACCTACACCGACGGCAGTTCCCACCGCCTGCTGGGCGAGTTCATGCGCGACAGGCGGGAGAGCCTGGTTCTGGCGACGAAGTACTCGACGCTGCGCCGCCCCGGCGACCCGAATGCCGGCGGCGCACACCGGAAGAACCTGTTCGCGTCGGTGGAAACGAGTCTGCGACAGCTGAACACCGACTACATCGATCTGCTCTACCTGCACGTGTGGGATGTCCGTACACCGGTCGACGAGATCCTGCGCGGTCTGGACGATCTGGTCCGGCAGGGCAAGGTCCTCTACGTGGGCATCTCCAGCGCCCCGGCCTGGCAGGTGTCGCGCATGCAGGCGATCGCCGACCTGCGCGGCTGGTCGCCGCTGGTGGCGCTGCAGATCGAATTCAACCTGATCGAGCGCACGGGCGAACGTGACCTGATCCCCATGGCACGCGAGATGGGGCTGGGGGTGGTCCCGTTTTCGCCGCTGGCCGGCGGCGTGCTCTCCGGCAAGTACAGCCGCGACGACCTGACCGCGGCGCAGGCCGCGACGCAGGCCGCGCCCGGCGACGGCACCCGACGGAGCCTCGCCCTGGGCACGCTCACCGAACGCGGCCTCGCCATCGCCGACGTCGTGAAGGAGGTCGCCGAGGAGCTGGACCGCGCACCCGTCCAGGTCGCCCTGGCCTGGGCCCTGCACCACCCGCACGTGACCGCCCCGATCATCGGCGCCCGTACGGCCGCCCAACTGGAGAACAACCTGGGCGCCCTGGAGGTCGACCTCACCGCCGCCCACCTGGCCCGCCTCGACGAGGTGAGCACGATCGCACTCGGCTACCCGCACGACCTGCTCGCCGGCGCTCACATCCGCACCGTGACCACCGGCGACGTGCGGATCGAAGCCCGCCGCTGA
- a CDS encoding ATP-binding protein, translated as MPATRIHAPADRAGHHMLAPVAELRCVGTAEVVRHVRNFVHECAIGAGASADTAQTTKLLASELVSNAVRHTPDGTVVRVELLHDVPCGQLVVGVEDGGAAIPAAPRRRRPSWDAESGRGIPLMTSLANECGVTPLPDGKRVWFALAMG; from the coding sequence ATGCCAGCCACCCGGATTCACGCGCCGGCCGATCGGGCCGGACACCACATGTTGGCCCCCGTCGCCGAACTCCGCTGCGTCGGTACGGCCGAAGTGGTGCGACACGTGCGCAACTTCGTCCACGAGTGCGCGATCGGGGCGGGCGCCTCCGCCGACACGGCGCAGACCACGAAGCTGCTGGCGAGCGAGCTGGTGTCCAACGCGGTCCGACACACGCCGGATGGCACCGTGGTCCGGGTCGAACTGCTGCACGACGTGCCCTGCGGGCAGTTGGTGGTCGGCGTCGAGGACGGCGGGGCGGCCATCCCGGCGGCCCCGCGCCGACGCCGCCCGTCCTGGGACGCGGAGTCGGGGCGGGGCATCCCGTTGATGACGAGCCTGGCCAACGAGTGCGGTGTGACGCCGCTTCCCGACGGCAAGCGGGTGTGGTTCGCGTTGGCGATGGGGTGA
- a CDS encoding helix-turn-helix domain-containing protein, with protein sequence MRSHARRRLGTELRLLRTASGLSGEEVADSCGWDQSKISRIETAKVAVSRHDLHRLCGIYGVCAADVERLEALLIETRGPRWWVAYSDVLDAAYQELIALESQATEIRAANAGMILGLLQTRDYAAAVIGSGPMIPDPERADALVEIRMRRQRVLTGPNPARFRSVLADGALQCEIGGRGVLTRQLAHLLELGELPNIDIHVIPTSSTANAYNGGLTMFDFSGPHAPSVLFVEYHGGMLVKEDDRDLRRYRRHLDYLFANALSTDDSRTLISARMRSL encoded by the coding sequence ATGCGCAGCCACGCAAGACGCCGATTGGGTACGGAACTTCGGCTGCTCCGCACGGCGTCGGGTCTGTCCGGCGAGGAGGTGGCCGATTCCTGCGGCTGGGACCAATCCAAGATCAGCCGCATCGAGACCGCGAAGGTCGCGGTGTCGCGACACGATCTGCATCGCCTCTGCGGCATATACGGGGTCTGCGCGGCCGACGTCGAACGCCTCGAAGCGCTCCTGATCGAGACGCGCGGGCCGCGCTGGTGGGTCGCCTACTCGGACGTACTCGACGCCGCCTATCAGGAACTGATCGCGCTGGAGTCGCAGGCCACGGAGATCCGCGCCGCCAACGCCGGGATGATCCTCGGCCTGCTCCAGACCCGCGACTACGCGGCGGCCGTGATCGGCTCGGGGCCGATGATCCCCGACCCCGAACGCGCCGACGCGCTCGTGGAGATCCGGATGCGGCGACAGCGCGTGCTCACCGGGCCGAACCCGGCCAGGTTCCGCTCCGTCCTCGCCGACGGCGCCCTGCAATGCGAGATCGGCGGTCGCGGCGTGCTCACCCGCCAACTCGCCCATCTCCTCGAACTCGGTGAATTGCCCAACATCGACATCCACGTGATACCGACGAGTTCCACCGCGAACGCCTACAACGGCGGCCTGACCATGTTCGATTTCTCCGGCCCGCACGCGCCCAGCGTGCTGTTCGTCGAATACCACGGCGGCATGCTGGTCAAGGAGGACGATCGCGACCTGCGCCGCTATCGCCGCCACCTCGACTACCTGTTCGCCAACGCCCTCTCCACCGACGACTCCAGAACCCTCATCTCGGCAAGGATGCGATCCCTGTGA
- a CDS encoding DUF397 domain-containing protein produces the protein MNNFPNAWRKSTHSGHQGDCVEVAPRIAHLAIRDSKRPAQAQLRLPHHAWPDFLASLRHG, from the coding sequence GTGAACAACTTCCCGAACGCCTGGCGCAAGTCCACCCACTCGGGACACCAGGGCGACTGCGTGGAAGTGGCCCCGCGCATCGCCCATCTAGCGATCCGGGACAGCAAGCGCCCGGCGCAGGCCCAGTTGCGGCTGCCCCACCACGCCTGGCCCGACTTCCTGGCCTCGCTGCGACACGGGTGA
- the erm gene encoding 23S ribosomal RNA methyltransferase Erm gives MPYPTHGGRHELGQNFLVDPAVIDLFTDLVGRTSGPVVEIGPGDGALTLPLSRTGRPLTAVELDPRHARRLARRVPGHVRVVAADVMRFRFPDRPFTVVGNLPFHLTTSVLRRLLDTGHWQSAVLLVQWEVARRRAGVGGASMLTAAWWPWFDFEVHARVPARAFRPMPSVDGGLLSMTRRSTPLVVGAREPYQEFVRHVFTGPGRGLREILERTGRLPGASVRDWLVAGRISPLALPKDVTAGQWASLWRAVEGGGRADGGEARAGRPGAGRWRSRR, from the coding sequence GTGCCCTACCCCACTCATGGCGGACGCCATGAGCTCGGTCAGAACTTCCTCGTCGATCCCGCGGTGATCGACCTCTTCACGGACCTGGTCGGGCGTACGTCCGGGCCGGTCGTGGAGATCGGGCCCGGTGACGGTGCCCTCACCCTGCCGCTGAGCCGCACCGGTCGGCCGCTCACCGCGGTCGAGCTCGATCCCCGACACGCTCGGCGGCTGGCCCGTCGGGTGCCCGGGCACGTCCGGGTCGTGGCGGCCGATGTGATGCGGTTCCGGTTCCCCGATCGGCCCTTCACCGTGGTGGGCAACCTGCCCTTCCATCTGACGACTTCGGTGTTGCGGCGGCTGCTGGACACCGGACACTGGCAATCCGCGGTGCTGCTGGTGCAGTGGGAGGTGGCCCGGCGCCGGGCGGGTGTGGGTGGGGCCTCGATGCTGACGGCGGCCTGGTGGCCGTGGTTCGACTTCGAGGTGCACGCGCGCGTCCCGGCTCGGGCGTTTCGGCCGATGCCGTCGGTGGACGGCGGGTTGTTGTCCATGACGCGCCGGAGCACGCCGCTGGTCGTCGGGGCGCGGGAGCCGTACCAGGAGTTCGTCCGCCACGTGTTCACCGGGCCGGGACGCGGGCTGCGCGAAATCCTGGAGCGCACCGGCCGGTTGCCCGGAGCCTCGGTGCGCGACTGGCTCGTCGCCGGCCGGATCTCCCCCCTCGCGCTGCCCAAGGATGTGACGGCGGGTCAGTGGGCCTCGCTGTGGCGTGCGGTCGAGGGAGGAGGACGCGCGGACGGCGGCGAGGCGCGCGCCGGCCGACCGGGGGCCGGGCGGTGGCGGTCCCGGCGGTGA
- a CDS encoding MerR family transcriptional regulator: protein MFTIGDFARHGNVSIRMLRHYDAIGLLRPDRVDPVSGYRFYRAEQLARLNRVIALKDLGFTLQQVRSILDEQVSAGELRGMLRLRRAELAAAVAADGRRLAQVEARLRTIEAEGRMADDDIVLKRVPGVRVAVLTATTTVDADGPRDIGPIIGPLYDELCRRMAAAGVAPTGPGIASYEVSPDRDDTIVINAGIPAAADPRPEHDFAIVDLPPIEHAATFVHRGSMDDVMSGVQALAHWIDANGYRSLGYPREVNLECPPDPKQWVTELQEPIARA from the coding sequence ATGTTCACCATCGGAGACTTCGCCCGGCACGGCAACGTGTCCATCCGCATGTTGCGGCACTACGACGCCATCGGCCTGCTGCGCCCCGACCGGGTCGACCCGGTCAGCGGCTACCGCTTCTATCGAGCCGAGCAACTCGCCCGGCTCAACCGGGTGATCGCGCTGAAGGACCTCGGCTTCACCCTCCAGCAGGTCCGGAGCATCCTGGACGAGCAGGTGAGCGCCGGCGAGTTGCGCGGCATGTTGCGGCTGCGCCGGGCCGAGCTCGCCGCGGCGGTGGCGGCGGACGGCCGGCGGTTGGCCCAGGTCGAGGCGAGGCTGCGCACCATCGAGGCGGAGGGCCGGATGGCCGACGACGACATCGTGCTCAAGCGCGTCCCCGGGGTCCGGGTGGCCGTCCTGACCGCGACCACCACGGTCGACGCCGACGGGCCGCGCGACATCGGGCCGATCATCGGGCCGCTGTACGACGAACTGTGCCGCCGGATGGCCGCCGCCGGGGTGGCGCCGACCGGGCCGGGCATCGCCTCCTACGAGGTCTCGCCCGACCGCGACGACACGATCGTCATCAACGCCGGCATTCCGGCCGCGGCCGACCCGCGCCCGGAACACGACTTCGCGATCGTGGACCTGCCGCCGATCGAGCACGCCGCCACCTTCGTGCATCGGGGCTCGATGGACGACGTGATGAGCGGCGTGCAGGCCCTGGCCCACTGGATCGACGCCAACGGCTACCGCTCCCTCGGCTACCCGCGCGAGGTCAACCTGGAGTGCCCACCGGACCCGAAGCAGTGGGTGACCGAACTCCAGGAGCCGATCGCGCGGGCCTGA
- a CDS encoding winged helix-turn-helix transcriptional regulator: MVGEKWALPAIREMGFGNHRFDVIARNTGAPRDILTTRLRALEAAGVLERRRYQERPPRFEYHLTARGRDLAPVLQTLAAWGDRWLTDEPPVDFRHGDHPFDPALMCRGCGEEVAPGSVHVHVRAPGWDLAGPVE, encoded by the coding sequence GTGGTCGGCGAGAAGTGGGCGCTGCCGGCCATTCGCGAAATGGGCTTCGGCAACCACCGCTTCGACGTGATCGCGCGCAACACGGGCGCACCCCGGGACATCCTGACCACCCGGCTGCGCGCCCTGGAGGCGGCCGGGGTCCTGGAGCGGCGGCGCTACCAGGAACGACCGCCGCGCTTCGAGTACCACCTGACCGCCCGGGGCCGCGACCTGGCGCCGGTGCTGCAGACCCTCGCGGCCTGGGGCGACCGGTGGCTGACCGACGAGCCGCCGGTGGACTTCCGACACGGGGACCACCCGTTCGACCCCGCCCTGATGTGCCGCGGCTGCGGCGAGGAGGTGGCGCCGGGCAGCGTGCACGTCCACGTCCGGGCGCCGGGGTGGGATCTGGCGGGGCCGGTGGAGTGA
- a CDS encoding SDR family oxidoreductase: MQIPGSVALVTGANRGLGRAFARALVARGARTVYAGARDPGTVTDPGVVPIELDITDPEQVAAVARRLDDVTLLVNNAGVSGSASFLGAGTSDPARAEMETNYFGTLSMSRAFAPVLARNGGGALVNVLSVLSFMTLPQVGSYSASKAAAWSLTNALRLDLAAQGTLVVGVHAGFIDTEMAAAVPLPKIAPEDVAGQTLDAVEAGAYEVLVDHYSRDAKAALSAAPEVLYPALRA; the protein is encoded by the coding sequence ATGCAGATCCCCGGCTCCGTAGCCCTCGTCACCGGCGCCAATCGTGGCCTCGGTCGCGCCTTCGCGCGTGCCCTGGTCGCCCGCGGCGCACGCACCGTGTACGCCGGCGCCCGCGACCCGGGCACCGTCACCGATCCCGGGGTCGTCCCGATCGAACTCGACATCACCGACCCCGAGCAGGTCGCCGCCGTCGCCCGCCGGCTCGACGACGTCACCCTGCTGGTCAACAACGCGGGCGTGTCCGGCTCGGCGTCGTTCCTGGGTGCCGGGACATCGGACCCGGCCCGCGCCGAGATGGAGACCAACTACTTCGGCACGTTGTCCATGAGCCGCGCCTTCGCCCCCGTGTTGGCCCGCAACGGCGGCGGCGCACTGGTGAACGTGCTCTCCGTGCTGTCCTTCATGACCCTGCCGCAGGTCGGCTCGTACAGTGCCTCCAAGGCCGCCGCCTGGTCGCTCACCAACGCGCTCCGCCTGGACCTCGCGGCCCAGGGCACCCTCGTGGTCGGGGTGCACGCGGGCTTCATCGACACCGAGATGGCCGCCGCCGTCCCGCTGCCCAAGATCGCCCCGGAGGACGTGGCCGGGCAGACCCTGGACGCGGTCGAGGCCGGCGCGTACGAGGTCCTGGTGGACCACTACAGCCGCGACGCCAAGGCCGCCCTGTCCGCTGCCCCGGAGGTCCTGTACCCGGCCCTGCGCGCCTGA
- a CDS encoding AfsR/SARP family transcriptional regulator, whose amino-acid sequence MLTFRVLGALEAWDGDRRADLRGPRHRAVLARLVLARGHVVPVDRLIEDLWHGESPHRALGSVQTFVSHLRRALEPDRAPRTPSTVLVTAPPGYAFRVGTDEVDAWRFEALVHRAGGLLAAGAAQDALRELTAALDLWRGPAYAQFADEPWARPEAARLEELRLVAVERRAEAGLAIGQASGIVPGLEAHAAAHPLREESWRLLALALYRCARQGDALAVLRRVRAALREELGVEPGSRLQRLEADILAHSAELDAPEAVPTPAAAPGAPAARREVAEPVRVSDELEEDVPVARTSTLIGRAVETADLLNAAKRADGRLAVALVSGDPGEGKTALTEHVRELLAAEGWRAAWGRCPESGGAPAGWPWTQMLRTLAAVSPPDEDTARVLAPLLADSYSPVGDQAAAKLMLHQAVVGYLARATAETPWLLVLDDVHRADEETLALLCHLATDRDATGRVLLVVTYRHNEVGDLLADALARLARCGPERVELTGLAPEAVGDLVRGAVSAAIDEDTVRAIVDRTAGNPFYVLETARVLAAEGAHAAVSEVPVGVRDVIRRHVAGLPKAAQEVLKQACVLGRDIDVDVLLAQSGTDEDTVLDAVESALLTGLLVEPDAGQLRFTHALVRDTLYEDLSQLRRARMHARTAEAIEAVRPRDVSALAHHYLASASRATAAKAAHYARLAASDAEIHFAYREAAELWRGALAAFDRSGATDEAARAELQAGVTRSLAQSGDHGHD is encoded by the coding sequence ATGCTGACGTTTCGTGTTCTGGGAGCGCTCGAAGCGTGGGACGGTGACCGGCGGGCCGACCTGCGCGGCCCACGTCATCGGGCCGTTCTCGCTCGGCTCGTCCTGGCGCGCGGGCACGTCGTACCGGTCGACCGGCTGATCGAGGACCTGTGGCACGGCGAGTCGCCGCACCGCGCGCTCGGGTCCGTGCAGACCTTCGTATCGCACCTGCGCCGCGCGCTCGAACCCGACCGCGCGCCGCGCACCCCCTCGACGGTGCTGGTCACCGCGCCGCCGGGGTACGCGTTCCGGGTGGGTACGGACGAGGTCGACGCGTGGCGCTTCGAGGCCCTGGTGCACCGGGCCGGGGGTCTCCTCGCGGCGGGGGCGGCGCAGGACGCGCTACGCGAGTTGACCGCGGCGCTCGACCTGTGGCGCGGGCCCGCGTACGCGCAGTTCGCCGACGAGCCGTGGGCCCGGCCCGAGGCGGCCCGGCTGGAGGAGTTGCGCCTGGTCGCGGTGGAGCGTCGGGCCGAGGCCGGTCTCGCCATCGGGCAGGCGTCCGGCATCGTGCCCGGCCTGGAGGCACACGCGGCGGCGCACCCGCTGCGGGAGGAGAGTTGGCGGTTGTTGGCGCTGGCGCTGTACCGGTGTGCCCGCCAGGGCGACGCGCTCGCGGTGTTGCGCCGCGTACGGGCGGCGCTGCGCGAGGAGTTGGGGGTCGAGCCCGGGTCGCGGTTGCAGCGCCTGGAGGCCGACATCCTGGCCCACTCCGCCGAGTTGGACGCGCCGGAGGCGGTGCCGACGCCGGCCGCCGCGCCCGGGGCGCCCGCCGCGCGTCGGGAAGTCGCGGAGCCGGTACGGGTTTCCGACGAGCTGGAGGAGGACGTGCCGGTGGCGCGCACGAGCACGTTGATCGGTAGGGCCGTCGAGACGGCCGACCTGCTGAACGCGGCGAAGCGGGCCGACGGGCGGCTCGCGGTGGCGCTGGTCAGCGGTGATCCGGGCGAGGGCAAGACCGCGTTGACCGAGCATGTACGGGAGTTGCTGGCCGCCGAGGGCTGGCGGGCGGCCTGGGGGCGCTGCCCCGAATCGGGCGGTGCGCCCGCCGGGTGGCCGTGGACCCAGATGTTGCGCACGCTGGCCGCGGTGAGCCCGCCGGACGAGGACACCGCGCGCGTGTTGGCGCCGTTGCTCGCCGACTCGTACAGCCCGGTGGGCGATCAGGCCGCCGCCAAGCTGATGTTGCATCAGGCGGTGGTGGGCTACCTTGCCCGGGCCACCGCCGAGACGCCGTGGTTGCTGGTCCTGGACGACGTGCACCGCGCCGACGAGGAGACGCTGGCGCTGCTGTGCCATCTGGCCACCGACCGGGACGCGACCGGTCGGGTGCTGCTCGTGGTCACCTATCGGCACAACGAGGTGGGCGACCTGCTCGCCGACGCGCTGGCCCGGCTGGCGCGGTGCGGTCCGGAACGGGTCGAACTCACCGGCCTGGCCCCGGAGGCGGTGGGCGACCTGGTCCGCGGCGCGGTCTCGGCGGCGATCGACGAGGACACCGTACGGGCGATCGTGGACCGCACCGCGGGCAACCCGTTCTACGTCCTGGAGACGGCCCGGGTGCTGGCCGCCGAGGGCGCGCACGCGGCGGTGTCCGAGGTGCCGGTCGGGGTGCGCGACGTGATCCGCCGCCATGTCGCCGGGTTGCCCAAGGCCGCGCAGGAGGTGCTCAAGCAGGCGTGTGTGCTCGGCCGGGACATCGACGTCGACGTCCTGCTCGCGCAGAGCGGCACGGACGAGGACACGGTGCTCGACGCGGTCGAGTCGGCGCTGCTGACCGGTCTGCTCGTGGAGCCCGACGCGGGCCAACTGCGGTTCACCCACGCGCTGGTGCGGGACACCCTGTACGAGGACCTGTCCCAACTGCGCCGGGCCCGGATGCACGCGCGCACGGCCGAGGCGATCGAGGCGGTGCGGCCCCGGGACGTCTCCGCGCTGGCGCACCACTACCTGGCCTCGGCCTCGCGCGCGACGGCGGCGAAGGCCGCCCACTACGCCCGCCTCGCCGCCTCGGACGCGGAGATCCACTTCGCCTACCGGGAGGCCGCCGAGCTGTGGCGCGGCGCGTTGGCGGCCTTCGACCGGTCGGGCGCGACCGACGAGGCCGCCCGTGCCGAGTTGCAGGCCGGCGTGACCCGCTCCCTCGCCCAGTCCGGCGACCACGGCCACGACTGA